The following coding sequences lie in one Arachis stenosperma cultivar V10309 chromosome 5, arast.V10309.gnm1.PFL2, whole genome shotgun sequence genomic window:
- the LOC130980433 gene encoding uncharacterized protein LOC130980433, with protein sequence MKNNDNGVTFECENSILLRTQRVSTLSELKSLILSNFGRIEAREVGRVGYKLLANMGNRVFRFRQFRLLGDEHVRLMFDIHGRIMVEQVTELYVEVGDICGGGSVHSTNVQDDRPLAPPLIHLAIPVDEAEEGDEELNEEYMADSVDSDSSERDDEEEFVPETSAQTVVRHVLPPPHPIPTLLAVPSHYHSLDLDAMHERNLFSNTGEKDYNLDGGCRQAANGCQLSLCVALRQNLGYCEVRRVGGVYSCLALTMSQDHRQLDSSLICRVILLLIQSNPSISISMLQGAVWASYHFKPSYRKVWMAKKKAIAQIYRDWEESYNMVPKLLQAL encoded by the exons ATGAAAAATAATGACAACGGGGTGACATTTGAGTGTGAGAATTCGATACTGTTGCGCACTCAACGTGTAAGTACGTTGTCGGAGTtgaagagtttgatattgagcaacttCGGTCGTATAGAAGCGAGGGAGGTCGGAAGGGTAGGGTATAAGTTGCTAGCAAATATGGGTAATAGAGTTTTCCGATTTCGACAATTTCGCCTTTTAGGGGACGAGCATGTTCGACTCATGTTCGACATCCATGGGAGGATCATGGTGGAACAGGTGACGGAGCTTTACGTCGAAGTTGGAGATATTTGTGGTGGTGGTTCTGTACATTCGACCAATGTCCAGGACGATCGACCTCTTGCACCACCACTGATCCATCTCGCCATTCCAGTTGACGAGGCGGAGGAGGGCGACGAGGAGTTAAACGAAGAATACATGGCGGATAGTGTCGACAGTGATTCCTCCGAAAGGGACGATGAGGAGGAGTTTGTACCCGAGACGTCCGCCCAGACTGTGGTGCGCCATGTCTTACCTCCACCTCACCCAATTCCGACGCTATTAGCAGTGCCAAGTCACTATCATAGTCTGGATCTTGACGCCATGCATGAGAGGAATCTATTTTCTAACACGGGAGAAAAAGATTACAACTTGGACGGTGGG TGCCGGCAAGCTGCAAATGGGTGTCAATTGAGCCTCTGTGTGGCCCTTCGACAGAACCTTGGATACTG TGAGGTTCGGAGGGTTGGTGGAGTGTACAGTTGTTTAGCACTCACCATGTCTCAAGACCATCGTCAGTTAGACAGCAGTCTTATCTGCAGGGTCATATTGCTGTTGATACAGTCCAACCCCTCCATCAGCATTTCGATGTTGCAAGGTGCGGTATGGGCGAGCTATCACTTCAAACCCTCTTATAGAAAGGTGTGGATGGCGAAGAAGAAAGCAATTGCGCAGATCTACAGGGATTGGGAAGAGTCATACAACATGGTGCCGAAGCTGCTTCAGGCACTATAG